The Chlamydiales bacterium STE3 genome includes a region encoding these proteins:
- a CDS encoding hypothetical protein (Product derived from UniProtKB/Swiss-Prot:Q55535;EC number derived from UniProtKB/Swiss-Prot:Q55535;Putative low molecular weight protein-tyrosine-phosphatase slr0328), protein MMSNPMMKVLFVCLGNICRSPAAEGMLRHLADMDGSKIHVESCGLGDWHLGSLPDMRIRSAAKARGVVLSSRAKIFKKEYLDNFDYILAADHEVLEHLHRFAADPQHKAKIHLMTAFGNAYQGLAIPDPFYGGDIAFEYTLDILEDACLGLIEEIKKAQK, encoded by the coding sequence CTGATGAGTAATCCGATGATGAAGGTTCTTTTTGTCTGCTTAGGCAATATTTGTCGTTCACCAGCAGCTGAGGGTATGCTTAGACATTTAGCAGACATGGATGGTTCTAAAATACATGTAGAAAGTTGTGGGCTTGGAGATTGGCATCTAGGCAGTCTTCCGGACATGCGCATTCGCTCTGCCGCCAAGGCTCGAGGAGTGGTCCTTTCGAGTCGAGCAAAAATATTTAAGAAAGAATACCTTGATAATTTTGATTATATTCTTGCTGCCGATCACGAAGTGCTAGAACATTTGCACCGTTTTGCTGCAGATCCTCAGCACAAAGCCAAAATTCATTTGATGACCGCATTTGGAAATGCTTATCAAGGGCTCGCCATTCCTGATCCTTTTTATGGAGGGGATATAGCCTTTGAGTACACTCTTGATATTTTAGAAGATGCATGTCTCGGTTTAATTGAAGAGATTAAAAAAGCTCAAAAGTAA
- a CDS encoding 4-hydroxy-3-methylbut-2-enyl diphosphate reductase (Product derived from UniProtKB/Swiss-Prot:Q6MC97;Gene name derived from UniProtKB/Swiss-Prot:Q6MC97;EC number derived from UniProtKB/Swiss-Prot:Q6MC97), which translates to MKLLLSKPRGFCAGVERAIETVEKALEIWGAPIYVKHEIVHNRYVVDDLREKGAIFIENLEDVPVGSRLIYSAHGVSPAVRDQAKERQLIEIDATCGLVTRVHSAVKRFAAQGYKIILIGHRNHVEIIGTAGEAPNVTTIVESVEDVENLQYNDKEKLFYITQTTLSLDDVKDITEALKKKYTHIETLPSSSICYATTNRQLALGEITDVTDLVLVVGDPTSSNSNRLRELASKRGIPSYLINDEKEIEASWLKEAKVIGLTAGASTPEAIVQRCIKKLMDLGVTTVEDVVYTIEDVVFQLPKPVLNATFVGR; encoded by the coding sequence ATGAAATTATTGCTTTCAAAACCAAGAGGATTCTGCGCTGGCGTGGAAAGGGCGATTGAAACCGTTGAGAAAGCTCTTGAAATTTGGGGGGCACCTATCTATGTCAAGCATGAAATTGTTCATAATCGATACGTAGTTGATGACTTAAGAGAAAAAGGGGCTATTTTCATTGAAAATTTGGAAGATGTTCCTGTTGGATCGCGGCTCATTTACTCGGCTCACGGAGTTTCTCCGGCGGTAAGAGATCAGGCAAAAGAGCGTCAGCTTATAGAAATTGACGCTACCTGCGGTCTTGTGACGCGCGTGCACTCTGCTGTAAAGCGCTTTGCAGCGCAAGGATACAAAATTATTCTCATCGGGCATCGCAATCACGTTGAGATTATTGGAACTGCAGGGGAAGCTCCCAATGTGACTACGATTGTAGAATCAGTTGAAGATGTAGAAAATCTTCAATACAACGATAAAGAGAAGCTATTTTATATTACTCAGACGACGCTTAGTCTAGATGATGTTAAAGACATTACAGAGGCGCTTAAGAAAAAATATACCCATATTGAAACACTTCCAAGTTCTTCTATTTGCTATGCAACAACGAATAGACAGTTAGCTCTTGGCGAAATAACAGACGTGACCGACTTAGTGTTAGTTGTGGGGGATCCCACAAGTTCCAATTCTAATCGCTTGAGAGAATTAGCTTCTAAAAGAGGAATCCCTTCTTACCTTATTAATGATGAAAAAGAAATTGAAGCTTCTTGGTTGAAGGAAGCAAAGGTTATCGGCTTAACTGCAGGTGCATCGACACCAGAAGCTATTGTTCAAAGATGTATTAAGAAATTGATGGATTTGGGAGTAACCACTGTTGAAGACGTCGTATATACTATTGAGGATGTCGTTTTCCAGCTTCCAAAGCCTGTTTTGAATGCTACCTTTGTAGGGCGATAA
- a CDS encoding Uncharacterized protein (Product derived from UniProtKB/Trembl:F8KZR8), whose protein sequence is MKKFSRTPKNYDGNKPTSHRISDVLPHVLERITEHFNDRPDLVLASWPEIIGPQLASMTKAISFENGVLMVMVKNSTLYSLLNQNDKPKILNILRKKFPKIVIKTILFRIG, encoded by the coding sequence GTGAAAAAGTTTTCGAGAACCCCCAAAAATTATGATGGAAATAAACCTACTTCGCACCGTATTAGTGATGTGCTGCCTCATGTTTTAGAGAGAATCACTGAACATTTTAACGATCGACCTGATCTAGTCTTGGCCTCTTGGCCAGAAATTATTGGGCCCCAACTAGCCTCAATGACTAAAGCTATCTCATTTGAAAATGGGGTGCTGATGGTTATGGTGAAAAATTCGACTCTTTATAGCTTGTTAAACCAAAATGACAAGCCAAAAATTCTAAATATTTTACGAAAAAAATTTCCCAAAATTGTGATCAAAACAATCTTGTTTCGCATAGGGTAA
- a CDS encoding DNA gyrase subunit B (Product derived from UniProtKB/Swiss-Prot:Q9Z8R3;Gene name derived from UniProtKB/Swiss-Prot:Q9Z8R3;EC number derived from UniProtKB/Swiss-Prot:Q9Z8R3) yields the protein MLNTTTCETNEDINVVKEYNASSITVLEGLQAVRERPGMYVGDTGINGLHQLVYEVVDNCIDEAMAGYCTAIWVTLHKDKSCTIEDNGRGIPVEKHEKESIKQQRDVTALEVVMTILHAGGKFDKNTYKVSGGLHGVGVSCVNALSKKMIVQVSKEGKTYEIEFSQGKVVSPTRQTGVTEKRGTKLTFWPDETVMNVTDFDYDILAKRLRELAFLNKGINIYFHDERSEEKDDVNFCYEGGLISFVNYLNEHKAAIFPVPIYFHGTRQGDDGPIEFEGAMQWNETYTETIYSYVNNIATRHGGSHLTGFSTALTRVLNQYIKSNNLLKNDKISITGEDMREGLTAVISVKVANPQFEGQTKQRLGNSDAGSVVQQIVGEELATYLSENPQIAKSIADKAIIAAQAREAARKARELTLRKSALDSSRLPGKLTDCQERNPAFCEIYLVEGDSAGGSAKMGRDRRFQAILPIKGKILNVEKARLEKVLQNTEVGTMISALGCGVGKDGFNLEKLRYHKIIIMTDADVDGSHIRTLLLTFFYRHMHQLVENNFIYIAQPPLYRVTRKKVSKYIHSEREMEEYLLQLGLSDISAKLIKTETILSKEQIKELIELIHEVETFIGRIERKGILYREFIAAKNELGQLPRFQIQLQNGPQFVYSETEFEALRKDDEEMQRKKFEERLAAIPEGEVTPEMLVFKPSRVHFVELYEEETFSELGNRLNTYGFIINDYLIANGHLLDIFNEQGVSTSCYTLKEMIEYLRENGRKGLEIQRYKGLGEMNADQLWETTMDPDKRTLIRVTLPDAIAADHMFTMLMGEDVPPRRAFIEQHALSVKNLDI from the coding sequence ATGCTAAATACGACAACATGTGAAACTAACGAGGACATTAATGTGGTTAAGGAATACAACGCTAGTTCCATTACCGTTTTAGAAGGCCTTCAGGCTGTAAGAGAGCGCCCAGGGATGTACGTGGGTGACACTGGTATAAACGGATTGCACCAGTTGGTCTATGAAGTTGTCGACAATTGTATCGATGAAGCTATGGCTGGTTATTGCACAGCGATTTGGGTTACTTTACATAAAGATAAGTCATGCACCATCGAAGATAATGGCCGCGGTATTCCCGTCGAAAAGCACGAAAAAGAATCGATCAAGCAACAGCGCGATGTTACCGCTCTTGAAGTTGTTATGACTATCCTGCATGCTGGAGGTAAATTTGACAAAAACACTTATAAGGTCTCTGGGGGACTCCATGGTGTAGGCGTTTCTTGCGTCAACGCTTTATCAAAAAAAATGATCGTTCAGGTTTCCAAAGAGGGAAAAACTTATGAAATCGAATTTTCTCAAGGAAAAGTCGTCTCTCCCACTCGTCAAACTGGGGTAACTGAAAAGCGTGGAACGAAATTGACCTTTTGGCCAGATGAAACCGTCATGAATGTAACCGATTTCGATTATGACATCCTCGCTAAGCGCCTTAGAGAATTAGCTTTTCTTAACAAGGGCATCAATATCTATTTCCATGACGAACGGAGTGAAGAAAAAGATGATGTCAACTTTTGTTATGAAGGGGGGCTTATTTCTTTTGTGAACTATTTAAATGAGCATAAGGCCGCTATTTTTCCTGTCCCCATTTACTTTCATGGAACAAGACAAGGTGATGATGGCCCGATTGAGTTTGAAGGTGCGATGCAATGGAATGAAACTTATACGGAAACAATCTATTCTTACGTTAATAACATCGCAACCCGCCATGGTGGATCTCACCTAACAGGCTTTTCTACCGCTTTGACGCGAGTCCTTAACCAATACATTAAAAGCAATAACCTCCTAAAGAATGATAAAATCTCCATTACTGGCGAGGACATGAGAGAAGGTTTAACAGCCGTTATTTCTGTTAAAGTGGCTAATCCGCAGTTTGAAGGACAAACGAAACAGCGACTGGGTAACAGTGATGCAGGTTCTGTTGTCCAACAGATCGTCGGTGAGGAGTTGGCTACTTATTTATCTGAAAATCCTCAGATTGCTAAAAGTATTGCCGATAAAGCAATTATCGCAGCTCAAGCAAGAGAAGCGGCAAGAAAAGCAAGGGAACTAACACTGCGCAAATCTGCTTTGGATAGTTCTAGATTGCCAGGTAAACTCACAGATTGCCAAGAAAGAAATCCTGCTTTTTGCGAAATCTATCTTGTGGAAGGGGATTCCGCTGGTGGCTCTGCTAAAATGGGTCGCGATCGCCGCTTTCAAGCGATTCTACCTATTAAAGGTAAAATTCTTAACGTGGAAAAAGCGCGTTTAGAAAAGGTTTTGCAGAACACCGAAGTGGGAACAATGATTTCTGCACTCGGTTGTGGAGTGGGTAAAGATGGATTTAATCTTGAAAAGTTACGCTACCATAAAATCATTATTATGACTGATGCTGACGTCGATGGCTCACACATTCGAACTCTACTGTTGACTTTTTTCTATAGGCATATGCACCAACTCGTAGAAAATAATTTTATTTATATTGCTCAGCCACCCTTATACCGTGTGACGCGAAAAAAAGTTAGCAAGTACATTCACTCTGAAAGAGAAATGGAAGAGTATCTATTGCAGCTGGGATTAAGTGATATTTCTGCCAAATTGATTAAAACTGAGACCATTTTGTCAAAAGAGCAAATCAAAGAACTTATTGAGCTGATTCATGAGGTCGAGACGTTTATTGGTCGCATCGAGAGAAAAGGAATTCTTTATCGCGAATTCATTGCCGCCAAAAATGAACTGGGGCAACTGCCACGTTTTCAAATCCAATTACAGAATGGCCCCCAGTTTGTTTATTCAGAAACAGAGTTTGAAGCTTTGCGCAAGGATGACGAGGAAATGCAGCGCAAAAAATTTGAAGAAAGACTTGCTGCTATTCCTGAGGGTGAAGTAACTCCTGAAATGCTTGTGTTTAAGCCAAGCCGAGTTCATTTTGTGGAACTTTATGAAGAGGAAACTTTCTCTGAACTTGGCAACCGGTTAAATACTTATGGATTTATCATCAACGACTACCTTATTGCAAATGGCCATCTTCTTGATATCTTCAATGAACAAGGTGTGTCAACTTCTTGCTACACCTTGAAAGAGATGATTGAATACCTTCGCGAAAATGGTCGTAAAGGCCTAGAGATTCAACGCTATAAGGGGCTTGGCGAAATGAATGCTGATCAATTGTGGGAAACGACAATGGATCCAGATAAACGCACCTTGATTCGTGTGACTTTGCCTGACGCAATAGCTGCAGATCATATGTTTACGATGCTAATGGGTGAAGATGTACCCCCTCGGCGTGCCTTTATTGAACAACACGCTCTTTCTGTTAAAAATCTTGATATTTAA
- a CDS encoding DNA gyrase subunit A (Product derived from UniProtKB/Swiss-Prot:O84192;Gene name derived from UniProtKB/Swiss-Prot:O84192;EC number derived from UniProtKB/Swiss-Prot:O84192): protein MSYTENEVILPRNVEDEMKDSYLRYSMSVIVSRALPDARDGLKPSQRRILYAMRQLNLTPGAKHRKCAKICGDTSGDYHPHGEMVIYPTLVRMAQNWAMRYSLVDGQGNFGSIDGDPPAAMRYTEARLTHSAIDLMEDLEKDTVDLVPNYDETKREPTVFPAKFPNLLCNGTTGIAVGMATNIPPHNLNELIKATLILVDQPQASIEELMHVMPGPDFPTGGTICGYRGIKEAYHTGRGKIFLRGLIRIEEMENNPDRQRLVIDEIPYNVNKSRLIEQIADLINSKTIMGISDLRDESDKDGMRIVLELKRGEIPDVTINQLYKFSDMQVTFGCIMLALDKGLPRVMNIKQMISAWIEHRIEVIRRRTRFELNKAEARAHILEGYLKAIDHLDEIVKLIRASEHREAAKAELISRFEFSDRQAHAVLDLRLYQLTGLERGKINDEYQELQKKINHLRAILASELMVRGIIKEELEELLKHHRSQRKTRIEAAESEMNMEDLIPNEQVIITISEDDYIKRMPVAAFREQKRGGQGIAGMSLKRDDDAIKGLYVASTHDHLMIFTNLGRCYWLKVWQIPETGRKSKGKPLINLLEDLKPNEKIATFLKVSSFEEIAFILMATRKGVVKKSHLSDFSNPRRKGIWALDLDENDEVVAVRLAKPEQQVMLFTYYGMAVRFDENDARSMGRMARGVRGVKLKNAEDYIVGCEVVNGDESILVVCENGFGKRSMVEDFRHSHRGGVGVRSIITSERNGNVIGALSVTDQDGMVMMSSKGQTVRISMQGLRVMGRATQGVKLVNLKEGDFLIAVQKVEGGGEDVPLEDLPPMEIADNLESDRTEFKVEIDEKNEVKDLIDNESED from the coding sequence ATGTCCTATACCGAAAATGAAGTTATTCTTCCGAGAAATGTCGAAGATGAGATGAAGGATAGCTATTTACGCTATTCTATGTCAGTAATTGTCTCTCGTGCTCTACCAGATGCTCGCGATGGGCTTAAACCCTCACAACGCCGCATCCTTTACGCGATGCGTCAGCTTAATCTGACTCCTGGTGCCAAACACCGTAAATGTGCCAAAATTTGTGGAGATACCTCTGGAGACTACCATCCCCACGGTGAGATGGTCATTTATCCAACCTTAGTCAGGATGGCTCAGAATTGGGCTATGCGCTATTCCTTGGTCGATGGGCAGGGAAACTTTGGGTCTATTGATGGAGATCCTCCAGCTGCAATGCGTTACACTGAAGCTAGGTTGACCCATTCTGCTATCGATCTAATGGAAGATTTAGAAAAAGATACAGTTGATCTGGTTCCTAATTATGATGAAACAAAACGAGAGCCTACAGTTTTTCCTGCTAAATTCCCTAATTTGCTGTGCAATGGTACAACTGGTATTGCCGTGGGAATGGCAACGAACATTCCGCCTCACAATTTAAATGAGCTTATCAAAGCCACACTCATCTTGGTAGACCAGCCACAAGCTTCCATTGAAGAATTGATGCATGTGATGCCAGGCCCTGATTTTCCAACTGGAGGGACCATTTGTGGTTATCGGGGAATTAAAGAAGCTTACCACACGGGTCGAGGAAAGATCTTTTTAAGAGGGCTTATTCGTATTGAAGAAATGGAGAATAATCCAGATCGCCAACGCCTTGTCATCGATGAAATTCCCTACAACGTCAATAAATCTCGCTTAATTGAACAGATTGCGGATTTAATCAATTCCAAAACGATTATGGGCATCTCTGATTTGCGCGATGAATCGGATAAGGATGGGATGAGAATCGTTTTAGAGCTAAAACGAGGTGAAATTCCAGACGTTACGATCAACCAGCTCTACAAATTCAGTGACATGCAAGTCACTTTTGGCTGCATTATGCTAGCTCTAGACAAAGGCTTGCCTCGTGTCATGAATATTAAGCAGATGATTTCTGCTTGGATTGAACACCGTATCGAAGTCATTCGACGTCGCACTCGTTTTGAATTAAACAAGGCAGAGGCTCGTGCCCATATTTTAGAAGGTTATTTAAAAGCGATTGATCACTTAGATGAGATCGTAAAGCTCATTAGAGCAAGTGAGCATCGCGAAGCTGCTAAAGCAGAATTAATTAGCCGCTTTGAATTTTCCGACCGCCAAGCACATGCGGTATTAGACTTAAGGCTTTATCAGTTGACAGGGCTTGAACGAGGAAAAATTAATGATGAGTATCAAGAGCTGCAGAAGAAAATTAATCATCTCCGTGCTATTTTAGCTAGCGAGTTAATGGTACGCGGCATCATTAAAGAGGAACTTGAAGAGCTTTTAAAGCACCACCGTTCGCAAAGAAAAACGAGGATTGAGGCAGCAGAAAGTGAAATGAATATGGAAGACTTGATTCCTAACGAACAAGTTATCATTACCATTTCAGAAGATGACTATATTAAACGAATGCCTGTAGCAGCATTTCGTGAGCAGAAGAGGGGTGGTCAAGGAATTGCTGGCATGTCGCTCAAAAGAGACGATGATGCTATTAAGGGCCTCTATGTAGCTTCAACACACGATCATTTGATGATTTTTACCAATCTAGGTCGCTGCTATTGGTTAAAGGTATGGCAAATTCCGGAAACAGGTAGAAAATCGAAAGGTAAGCCCCTTATCAATTTATTAGAAGATCTAAAGCCAAATGAGAAAATTGCGACCTTCCTAAAAGTTTCTAGCTTTGAGGAAATTGCGTTTATTCTTATGGCAACCCGCAAGGGCGTTGTAAAAAAATCGCATCTCTCCGATTTTAGCAACCCCCGTCGAAAAGGAATTTGGGCATTAGATCTAGATGAAAATGATGAGGTTGTTGCCGTGCGGCTAGCAAAACCAGAGCAGCAAGTCATGCTTTTCACTTATTACGGCATGGCAGTGCGCTTTGATGAAAATGACGCTCGATCGATGGGTAGAATGGCAAGAGGAGTCAGGGGTGTCAAACTAAAGAATGCAGAAGATTATATCGTAGGATGTGAAGTAGTAAATGGTGATGAAAGCATCCTTGTTGTTTGTGAAAATGGTTTTGGCAAACGCTCTATGGTTGAAGACTTCCGTCACTCACATAGAGGAGGAGTTGGCGTCCGTTCAATTATCACAAGTGAACGCAATGGAAATGTCATTGGTGCACTATCTGTTACAGATCAAGATGGCATGGTCATGATGTCTTCCAAAGGGCAGACAGTACGGATTAGCATGCAGGGGCTTCGCGTAATGGGGCGGGCGACTCAAGGGGTCAAACTTGTTAACCTTAAAGAAGGCGACTTTTTGATTGCTGTTCAAAAGGTTGAAGGTGGAGGGGAAGATGTTCCTTTAGAAGATTTGCCACCGATGGAAATAGCTGACAATCTTGAGAGTGATCGTACTGAATTTAAAGTTGAAATAGATGAAAAAAATGAAGTAAAAGATTTAATAGATAATGAATCAGAAGATTAA
- a CDS encoding Thymidylate kinase (Product derived from UniProtKB/Swiss-Prot:Q6MCA2;Gene name derived from UniProtKB/Swiss-Prot:Q6MCA2;EC number derived from UniProtKB/Swiss-Prot:Q6MCA2), translating to MNQKIKLPLFVSFEGGEGAGKTSLINALSTYLYEHGLSPVVTREPGGTRLSEEIRHMLLHPAYDRPLSDKAELFLFLAARAQHVQEVILPSLKEDKIVLCDRFHDSTVAYQGFAQKLGEEEVTALTLFAADDLKPDLTIYLDIDPGTGLTRAKSVVKDFEGQVDRIEAKKLEFHEKVRQAFLRIAEKEPQRFKIISGQLSKDEVFEQAVMFLENVR from the coding sequence ATGAATCAGAAGATTAAGCTTCCTTTATTTGTCTCTTTCGAAGGGGGAGAGGGAGCGGGTAAAACTTCCTTAATCAATGCTCTTTCGACATATCTCTACGAGCATGGCTTAAGCCCTGTGGTAACTCGCGAGCCGGGAGGAACGAGATTAAGCGAGGAAATTCGACACATGTTGTTGCATCCAGCTTACGATCGTCCACTTTCTGATAAGGCAGAACTTTTTTTATTTCTTGCTGCACGTGCTCAGCATGTGCAGGAAGTCATTCTTCCCTCTCTTAAAGAAGATAAGATTGTTTTGTGTGACCGCTTTCACGATTCTACTGTGGCTTACCAAGGGTTTGCTCAAAAACTTGGAGAAGAAGAAGTGACCGCACTCACCTTATTTGCGGCCGATGATCTTAAGCCGGACTTAACAATCTATTTGGATATTGATCCAGGCACTGGCTTAACAAGAGCCAAATCTGTCGTTAAAGATTTCGAAGGGCAAGTAGACAGAATTGAAGCAAAAAAACTAGAATTTCACGAAAAAGTACGCCAAGCTTTTTTACGTATTGCTGAAAAAGAGCCACAGAGGTTTAAGATTATTAGCGGCCAGCTTTCCAAGGATGAAGTGTTTGAACAAGCTGTAATGTTTCTAGAGAATGTTCGATAG
- a CDS encoding Uncharacterized protein (Product derived from UniProtKB/Trembl:D1R593) has product MFDSTDNTCGNNRIKSYLKLLVTTNRVPNSLLFVGSKSTSKELFAEELASLLVGGAIASHPDVYCYKPEGKIGMHGVEGIRQLKEEAYLPPYKSAKKVFLIYDAERMLPYSANAVLKIFEEPPAYNIIILISSFPEKILPTILSRCHIVRFQGSASCQIKVNPTVLFLLDQRKNLSYPQLLKAVKLLVKEIEDLSNSQGEIPKDLSPFQLQLMEKQNEGASAIRVLTAAEAVFEQVMGWFRDMALLQCNGLPEHLYHIGYEQLLIQAGQRGEFEELEKIQQVVLEAKLALERSAPLQYVLEHLFLSI; this is encoded by the coding sequence ATGTTCGATAGTACCGACAATACATGTGGCAATAACCGCATCAAATCTTATCTCAAATTGTTAGTTACAACTAACCGTGTGCCGAACTCGCTTCTGTTTGTCGGATCCAAAAGCACATCAAAAGAACTCTTTGCTGAGGAGTTGGCTAGCCTTTTGGTTGGAGGGGCTATTGCTTCTCATCCTGATGTCTATTGCTATAAGCCAGAAGGTAAAATCGGCATGCACGGAGTGGAAGGCATTCGCCAATTAAAAGAAGAAGCCTATCTTCCTCCTTATAAATCTGCCAAAAAAGTTTTTTTAATTTATGATGCAGAGAGAATGCTTCCTTATAGCGCGAATGCTGTATTAAAAATTTTTGAAGAGCCGCCAGCTTATAATATCATTATTTTAATTTCTAGTTTTCCCGAAAAGATCCTTCCCACTATTCTTTCACGTTGTCATATCGTGCGTTTCCAAGGATCAGCTTCTTGCCAAATCAAAGTAAACCCAACCGTACTCTTTTTGCTGGATCAACGCAAGAATCTCAGCTATCCACAATTGCTAAAAGCAGTAAAGCTGCTTGTTAAAGAGATCGAAGATCTATCAAATTCACAGGGAGAAATTCCTAAAGATCTTAGCCCCTTTCAATTGCAGCTTATGGAAAAGCAAAACGAAGGCGCATCGGCAATTCGTGTGCTTACTGCAGCGGAGGCGGTATTTGAGCAAGTTATGGGTTGGTTTCGCGATATGGCACTTTTACAGTGTAATGGTCTACCTGAACATCTTTACCATATTGGATATGAGCAGCTGCTTATACAGGCAGGACAGCGAGGAGAATTTGAAGAACTAGAAAAAATTCAGCAAGTTGTGCTGGAAGCGAAACTTGCTCTGGAAAGATCTGCTCCCTTACAGTACGTCTTAGAACACCTTTTTCTAAGTATCTAA